One window from the genome of Paracoccus zhejiangensis encodes:
- a CDS encoding TetR/AcrR family transcriptional regulator: MKASATEPTDSRFEIVEAAAECFMRRGYDKTTIDDIADALGATKGRVYHHFRSKNAIFFAVYREAMRYCFEAADPIIDLPLPAIERLTRMCEAHVMVMITRLSFQRGIKQGLEIQMRGPTTEHEREVFQELQGLRDGYEALFRRVLAEGNEDGTLNAADVPLAGRTILGALNAVPDWYRPRPDGKTPEAIATEMTAFLIRGLAAR, translated from the coding sequence GTGAAGGCAAGCGCGACCGAACCGACCGACAGCCGCTTCGAGATCGTCGAGGCGGCAGCGGAATGCTTCATGCGCCGTGGCTATGACAAGACCACCATCGACGACATCGCCGATGCGCTTGGCGCCACCAAGGGCCGGGTCTACCACCACTTCCGCTCGAAGAACGCGATCTTCTTCGCCGTCTATCGCGAGGCCATGCGCTATTGCTTCGAGGCGGCGGACCCGATCATCGACCTGCCCCTGCCCGCCATCGAGCGGCTGACCCGAATGTGCGAGGCGCATGTGATGGTGATGATCACCCGGCTCAGCTTCCAGCGCGGCATCAAGCAGGGGCTGGAGATCCAGATGCGCGGCCCGACAACCGAGCATGAGCGCGAGGTGTTCCAGGAATTGCAGGGGCTGCGCGACGGCTACGAGGCGCTGTTCCGCCGGGTGCTGGCCGAGGGCAATGAAGATGGCACTCTGAATGCCGCCGATGTACCGCTGGCCGGGCGCACCATCCTTGGCGCGCTGAACGCCGTGCCCGACTGGTACCGCCCCCGCCCCGACGGCAAGACGCCCGAGGCGATTGCAACCGAGATGACGGCGTTTCTGATCCGGGGGTTGGCGGCGCGCTAA
- a CDS encoding long-chain fatty acid--CoA ligase has product MLSGLMMDRPLSVPSILDYAAEIHGEQEIVSARVEGDRHRQSFAATRERALRLAAALRAMGIESGDRVATLAWNGYRHLELYYAIAGIGAVCHTINPRLFPEQISWIATHAEDRVLFFDADLAPLVADLAPQLPKGIRLVCLGDTAPTALPGALAYEALIAGHAPASGWTELPERAASGLCYTSGTTGNPKGALYSHRSTVLHAMAAVLAVPSSFGTDQRVLPAVPLFHVNAWGLPFSALLSGTDLVMPGPRLDGASLFQLMDQEAVTAAWGVPTVWSGLIDEMRAQGRKPRALHSLLIGGSAVSEAQIRALESEFGIAVLHGWGMTELSPLGSVTRPRRDLPLEDRIASKLSQGQRLFGVEMRIIGDDGQPRAQDGQAVGELAVRGNNVIAGYFNDAEASARALDETGWFRTGDVSRIDGSGAMTIVDRTKDLIKSGGEWISSIDLENAATGCPGVAQAAAIGISHEKWGERPLLVIVREAGASVTGAAIAAHLGASLAKWQIPQHIVFRDSLPMTATGKVSKLDLRRIISAEGLPEA; this is encoded by the coding sequence ATGCTGTCAGGACTGATGATGGATCGGCCGCTTTCGGTGCCCTCGATCCTTGATTACGCTGCCGAAATTCACGGCGAGCAGGAAATTGTCTCGGCCCGGGTCGAGGGCGACCGGCACCGTCAGAGCTTTGCCGCGACCCGCGAACGGGCGCTGCGCCTTGCCGCCGCCTTGCGGGCCATGGGCATCGAATCGGGCGACCGGGTGGCGACGCTCGCGTGGAACGGCTATCGTCATCTGGAACTGTATTACGCCATCGCCGGCATCGGCGCGGTCTGCCACACGATCAATCCCCGCCTCTTTCCCGAGCAGATTTCATGGATCGCGACTCACGCCGAGGATCGGGTGCTGTTCTTCGACGCCGACCTCGCCCCGCTGGTCGCCGATCTGGCACCGCAGTTGCCCAAGGGCATACGGCTCGTCTGCCTTGGCGACACCGCGCCCACCGCGCTGCCCGGCGCGCTGGCCTATGAGGCGCTGATCGCCGGGCACGCCCCCGCCAGCGGCTGGACCGAACTGCCCGAACGCGCGGCCTCGGGCCTCTGCTATACCTCGGGCACGACCGGCAATCCCAAGGGCGCGCTCTACAGCCACCGCTCGACCGTGCTGCACGCGATGGCCGCCGTGCTGGCGGTGCCGTCCTCGTTCGGCACGGATCAGCGGGTGCTGCCGGCGGTGCCGCTGTTCCATGTGAATGCCTGGGGCCTGCCCTTCTCGGCGCTTCTTTCCGGCACCGACCTAGTCATGCCGGGGCCGCGCCTCGACGGCGCCAGCCTGTTTCAGCTGATGGACCAGGAAGCCGTCACCGCCGCCTGGGGCGTGCCGACGGTCTGGTCGGGGCTGATCGACGAGATGCGGGCGCAGGGTCGCAAGCCGCGCGCCTTGCATAGCCTGCTGATCGGCGGTTCGGCGGTCAGCGAGGCGCAGATCCGGGCGCTGGAATCCGAGTTCGGCATCGCGGTGCTGCATGGCTGGGGCATGACGGAACTCAGCCCGCTCGGCAGCGTCACCCGCCCGCGCCGCGATCTGCCGCTCGAGGATCGCATCGCCAGCAAGCTGTCACAGGGCCAGCGTCTCTTCGGGGTCGAGATGCGGATCATCGGCGATGACGGCCAGCCTCGCGCGCAGGACGGGCAGGCCGTGGGCGAGCTGGCGGTGCGCGGCAACAATGTCATCGCCGGCTATTTCAACGATGCCGAGGCCAGTGCCCGCGCGCTGGACGAAACCGGCTGGTTCCGTACCGGTGATGTGTCGCGTATCGACGGGTCGGGCGCCATGACCATCGTCGACCGCACCAAGGATCTGATCAAGTCGGGCGGCGAATGGATTTCCTCGATCGACCTGGAAAACGCCGCGACCGGCTGCCCGGGCGTGGCACAGGCCGCCGCCATCGGCATCAGCCACGAGAAATGGGGCGAGCGGCCTTTGCTGGTCATCGTGCGCGAGGCCGGAGCGAGCGTGACCGGCGCGGCGATTGCCGCCCACCTGGGCGCGAGCCTTGCCAAATGGCAGATCCCCCAGCATATCGTTTTCCGCGACAGCCTGCCGATGACGGCGACCGGCAAGGTCTCGAAACTGGACCTGCGACGGATCATCAGTGCCGAGGGACTGCCCGAGGCCTAG
- a CDS encoding SDR family NAD(P)-dependent oxidoreductase, which produces MTDGMAGLISAEGKVVLVTGGATGIGRMIATGFVMAGARVLIASRKAAACEAVAAELNAAGHPGHAEGFGGDVGSAEGVAALAAELRRRTDRLDVLVNNAGRSWGAAYEEFPFDAWAKVMDLNVAGLFTLTRDLTDLLRAASSETSPARVINIGSVMGTAPLGGSAWSYAASKAAVHQLTRILAKELAPQGITVNAIAPGPFQSNMTAFATDSEDGRRETAATIPAGRIGTAEDMMGTALYLAGRGGAFTTGAIIPLDGGLSVQTGPDLFEHAR; this is translated from the coding sequence ATGACCGATGGGATGGCAGGGTTGATCTCGGCAGAGGGCAAGGTGGTGCTGGTCACCGGCGGCGCCACCGGCATCGGCCGGATGATCGCCACGGGGTTCGTCATGGCCGGGGCGCGGGTGCTGATCGCCTCGCGCAAGGCGGCGGCCTGCGAGGCGGTGGCGGCAGAGCTGAACGCCGCCGGCCATCCGGGCCATGCCGAGGGCTTCGGCGGTGACGTCGGCTCGGCCGAGGGCGTGGCCGCGCTGGCCGCCGAACTGCGCCGCCGCACCGACCGCCTGGACGTGCTGGTGAACAATGCCGGGCGCAGCTGGGGCGCGGCCTACGAGGAATTTCCCTTCGATGCCTGGGCCAAGGTGATGGACCTGAACGTCGCCGGGCTGTTCACCCTGACCCGCGACCTGACCGACCTATTGCGCGCCGCGTCCAGCGAGACCTCGCCCGCCCGCGTCATCAATATCGGCTCGGTCATGGGCACCGCGCCCTTGGGCGGCAGCGCCTGGTCCTATGCGGCCTCGAAGGCGGCGGTGCATCAGCTGACCCGCATCCTGGCCAAGGAACTGGCGCCCCAGGGCATCACCGTCAATGCCATCGCGCCGGGGCCGTTCCAGTCGAACATGACCGCCTTCGCCACCGACAGCGAGGATGGCCGGCGCGAGACCGCCGCCACCATTCCCGCCGGCCGGATCGGCACGGCCGAGGACATGATGGGCACCGCGCTGTATCTCGCCGGCAGGGGAGGCGCCTTTACAACCGGCGCCATCATCCCGCTGGATGGGGGCCTGTCGGTGCAGACCGGCCCGGATCTTTTCGAACACGCCCGCTGA
- a CDS encoding acyl-CoA dehydrogenase family protein: MDFTMRPKAQEILDKVRRMVRDEIIPLDHEFLAEVGKGADRFERTPRQIEILEGLKAKAREQGLWNLWRTKALTGAGPDALTTVEYAQLAEEMGRSHLGAEVFNCSAPDTGNMDVLARFGTEAQQRRWLDPLLAGEIRSAYLMTEPDVASSDATNIALSAVRDGDHYVLNGEKYWGSGAGDTRCGLYIVMVLTDPEGDKHRRHSQILVEPGTPGIEILRPMEIFGHDDAPHGHMHIRFTNVRVPADQLLQTEGDGFLIAQGRLGPGRIHHCMRLIGQAERALDLMCDRALSRTAFGKKLADLGANHDIIAESRIAIEQARLLCLKAAWMMDTAGPREAAVWVSQIKVAAPRMAQQVIDEAMQMFGATGISQDTPLAHMWMNARMLRFADGPDAVHRRVIGRTELRKHEAG; encoded by the coding sequence ATGGACTTCACGATGCGACCGAAAGCGCAGGAAATCCTCGACAAGGTGCGCCGCATGGTGCGCGACGAGATCATCCCGCTGGATCACGAGTTTCTGGCCGAGGTGGGCAAGGGCGCCGACCGTTTCGAGCGCACACCGCGTCAGATCGAAATCCTCGAGGGGCTGAAGGCAAAGGCGCGGGAGCAGGGGTTGTGGAACCTCTGGCGCACCAAGGCCCTGACCGGGGCCGGGCCGGATGCGCTGACCACGGTGGAATATGCGCAGCTGGCCGAGGAAATGGGCCGGTCGCATCTGGGCGCCGAGGTGTTCAACTGTTCCGCCCCGGATACCGGCAACATGGACGTGCTGGCGCGTTTCGGCACCGAGGCGCAGCAGCGCCGCTGGCTCGATCCGCTGCTGGCGGGCGAAATCCGCTCGGCCTACCTGATGACCGAACCCGATGTGGCCTCGTCGGATGCCACCAATATCGCGCTGAGTGCCGTGCGGGACGGCGACCATTACGTGCTGAATGGCGAGAAATACTGGGGTTCGGGCGCGGGCGATACGCGCTGCGGCCTCTATATCGTCATGGTGCTGACCGATCCTGAAGGCGACAAGCACCGTCGCCACAGCCAGATCCTCGTGGAACCCGGCACGCCCGGCATCGAGATCCTGCGGCCGATGGAGATCTTCGGCCATGACGACGCGCCCCACGGCCACATGCACATCCGCTTCACCAATGTCCGGGTGCCGGCCGATCAGCTGCTGCAGACCGAGGGCGACGGCTTCCTGATCGCGCAGGGGCGGCTGGGGCCGGGGCGCATCCATCATTGCATGCGGCTGATCGGGCAGGCGGAACGGGCGCTGGACTTGATGTGCGACCGCGCGCTGAGCCGCACGGCTTTCGGCAAGAAGCTGGCCGATCTGGGCGCGAACCATGACATCATCGCCGAAAGCCGCATCGCCATCGAGCAGGCCCGGCTTCTGTGCCTCAAGGCGGCGTGGATGATGGACACCGCCGGACCGCGCGAGGCTGCCGTCTGGGTCAGCCAGATCAAGGTCGCGGCGCCCCGGATGGCCCAGCAGGTGATCGACGAGGCGATGCAGATGTTCGGCGCGACCGGCATCAGCCAGGACACGCCCCTGGCGCATATGTGGATGAACGCCCGGATGCTGCGCTTCGCCGATGGTCCCGATGCGGTCCATCGCCGGGTGATCGGCCGCACCGAGCTGCGCAAGCACGAGGCGGGCTAG
- a CDS encoding phosphotransferase family protein, whose protein sequence is MATLDLDRLSDYLGTQLPDLPRLTGAQQFSGGQSNPTYLLKAGDRRFVLRRKPGGPILPSAHAIDREFRLLTALAPTDVPVAPALHYATDETVIGSEFYLMDFVDGVVHWNPALPEMDPAHRRPVTFAMVDTLAALHRVDWRAAGLADFGKPNDYAARQIARWSRQFRATEDGSYPDMERLIARLEANLPEDDGRATLVHGDFRIDNLMYRADSDEVLAVLDWELATIGHPFADLAYMLMHHRLPNDSVFHGLGGIDRTAEGLPAEAEIIARYVAATGMAETPALDFWISLSAFRLAAILEGVRARIEEGNASDPERGRKLIRTIPDLIALGLNPAAPA, encoded by the coding sequence ATGGCGACGCTGGATCTGGACCGCCTGTCGGATTACCTCGGCACCCAGCTGCCAGACCTGCCGCGCCTCACTGGCGCGCAGCAGTTCAGCGGCGGGCAGTCGAACCCGACCTATCTGCTCAAGGCCGGGGACCGCCGCTTTGTGCTGCGCCGCAAGCCGGGCGGGCCGATCCTGCCCTCGGCCCATGCCATCGACCGCGAGTTCCGGCTGCTGACGGCGCTGGCCCCGACTGATGTGCCGGTGGCCCCGGCGCTGCATTACGCCACCGACGAGACCGTCATCGGCTCGGAATTCTACCTGATGGATTTCGTCGATGGCGTGGTCCACTGGAACCCGGCCTTGCCCGAGATGGACCCTGCGCATCGCCGGCCCGTCACCTTCGCCATGGTCGACACGCTGGCGGCGCTGCACCGGGTCGACTGGCGGGCGGCGGGGCTGGCGGATTTCGGCAAGCCCAATGACTATGCCGCCCGCCAGATCGCCCGCTGGAGCCGCCAGTTCCGCGCCACCGAGGACGGCAGCTATCCCGACATGGAACGGCTGATCGCGCGGCTTGAGGCGAACCTGCCCGAGGATGATGGCCGCGCCACGCTGGTCCATGGCGATTTCCGCATCGATAATCTGATGTACCGCGCAGACAGCGACGAGGTGCTGGCAGTGCTGGACTGGGAACTGGCGACCATCGGCCATCCCTTTGCCGATCTGGCCTATATGCTGATGCACCACCGCCTGCCGAATGACAGCGTGTTTCACGGTCTGGGCGGCATCGACCGCACGGCCGAGGGGCTGCCCGCCGAGGCCGAGATTATCGCCCGCTATGTCGCAGCGACCGGCATGGCCGAAACCCCGGCGCTGGATTTCTGGATCAGCCTCTCGGCCTTCCGCCTTGCCGCGATCCTCGAGGGCGTGCGCGCCCGGATCGAGGAGGGCAATGCCTCGGACCCCGAGCGTGGCAGGAAGCTGATCCGCACCATTCCCGACTTGATCGCGCTGGGGCTGAACCCCGCAGCGCCCGCCTGA
- a CDS encoding NAD(P)H-quinone oxidoreductase, with translation MTLPTEMTVVEISEPGGPEVLRHARRPLPVPAPGQVLIRIAYAGVNRPDVAQRAGVYPPPPGASDLPGLEASGHIAALGEGVTGWTIGEAVTALLPGGGYAEYAVTDARHVLPVPEGMSLRDAAGLCETLFTVWSNVFQRGALQPGETFLVHGGTSGIGTTAIQLAHAKGARVIATAGSAAKCQACLDLGADLAINYRETDFVAAVQAEGGADVILDMVGGAYLPRNIQALKEDGRLVEIAFLEGTHGELDILSVMLKRLTVTGSTLRRQSHDSKARIAASLRAEVWPMIAKGGFAPQIDSEFALADAVEAHRLMEASTHIGKIILKVA, from the coding sequence ATGACCCTTCCCACCGAAATGACCGTGGTCGAGATCTCTGAACCCGGCGGCCCCGAGGTGCTGCGGCACGCCCGCCGCCCGCTGCCGGTGCCGGCGCCGGGGCAGGTGCTGATCCGCATCGCCTATGCCGGGGTGAACCGGCCCGACGTGGCGCAGCGAGCCGGCGTCTACCCGCCGCCGCCCGGTGCTTCGGACCTGCCGGGGCTGGAGGCCTCGGGCCATATTGCGGCACTGGGCGAGGGCGTGACCGGCTGGACCATTGGCGAGGCGGTGACCGCGCTCTTGCCCGGTGGTGGCTATGCCGAATACGCCGTGACCGATGCCCGCCATGTCCTGCCCGTGCCCGAGGGCATGTCGCTGCGCGATGCGGCGGGCCTCTGCGAGACGCTGTTCACCGTCTGGTCGAACGTCTTCCAGCGCGGCGCGCTGCAACCGGGCGAGACCTTTCTGGTTCATGGCGGCACCAGCGGCATCGGCACGACGGCGATCCAGTTGGCCCATGCCAAGGGTGCCCGCGTGATTGCCACCGCAGGCTCGGCGGCGAAATGTCAGGCCTGCCTGGATCTGGGCGCCGATCTGGCGATCAATTACCGCGAGACCGATTTCGTCGCCGCGGTGCAGGCCGAGGGCGGGGCGGATGTGATCCTCGACATGGTGGGCGGCGCCTATCTGCCGCGCAACATCCAGGCGCTGAAAGAAGATGGCCGGCTGGTCGAGATCGCCTTTCTCGAAGGCACGCATGGCGAACTGGATATTCTCAGCGTGATGCTGAAGCGCCTGACCGTCACCGGCAGCACGCTGCGCCGCCAGTCCCATGACAGCAAGGCGCGCATCGCCGCCAGCCTGCGCGCCGAGGTCTGGCCGATGATCGCCAAGGGCGGCTTTGCGCCGCAGATCGACAGCGAATTTGCCTTGGCCGACGCGGTCGAGGCGCACCGGCTGATGGAGGCATCAACCCATATCGGCAAAATTATACTGAAGGTCGCCTGA
- a CDS encoding C4-dicarboxylate TRAP transporter substrate-binding protein — protein MTTALRALGAGISLALLPTLSAGAETLNYAYGYPESSAVGLAAVRFADEVSQKTGGELTVQPFSMSLLSLSETGPGLRDGMADIGYVLTPYYSAEYATSLFLHELNPLVNLGPQDGTAPLAYTGAILEYTLTKCPECLSEFAAQNQVYTGGGVTTLYGLQCTQPVASIADLKGKRVRTAGAGFVRFAEHFGAVGVPLPVNEVYEALSQGVLDCAMLSAPELTNYNLTDVVTDITPNIPGGLFAGVASTNVNRDVWQRLTVEEREAVLWGASQMTAGITWNFVTQEAEAMAAAEAKGISIHQPDEASQASVREFVEADLQTAAAIFRDTYGVARVDEIAADFPQMLEKWRGLVSGVDSHDALQKLLWDQVYSKIDPATYGL, from the coding sequence ATGACAACCGCACTACGCGCTTTGGGCGCGGGGATATCGCTTGCGCTTTTGCCGACGCTGTCGGCGGGGGCAGAAACCTTGAATTACGCCTATGGCTACCCGGAAAGCTCGGCCGTGGGGCTGGCGGCGGTGCGTTTCGCCGACGAGGTCAGCCAGAAGACCGGCGGCGAGCTGACGGTGCAGCCGTTTTCCATGTCGCTTCTCAGCCTCAGCGAGACCGGGCCGGGGCTGCGCGACGGCATGGCCGATATCGGCTATGTGCTGACCCCCTATTACTCGGCCGAATACGCCACCAGCCTGTTCCTGCACGAACTGAACCCGCTGGTTAACCTCGGCCCGCAGGATGGCACGGCGCCCCTGGCCTATACCGGGGCGATCCTTGAATACACGCTGACCAAATGCCCCGAATGCCTGTCGGAATTCGCGGCGCAGAACCAAGTCTATACCGGCGGTGGCGTGACCACGCTTTACGGGCTGCAATGCACCCAGCCCGTCGCCAGTATCGCCGACCTGAAGGGCAAGCGGGTGCGCACCGCCGGCGCGGGCTTCGTCCGCTTTGCCGAGCATTTCGGTGCGGTCGGCGTGCCCCTGCCGGTGAACGAGGTCTACGAGGCGCTGTCGCAGGGCGTTCTCGACTGCGCCATGCTCAGCGCGCCGGAACTGACCAACTACAACCTGACCGATGTGGTGACCGACATTACCCCGAATATTCCCGGCGGCCTCTTTGCCGGGGTCGCCTCGACAAATGTGAACCGCGATGTCTGGCAGCGCCTGACGGTCGAGGAACGCGAGGCGGTGCTGTGGGGCGCGAGCCAGATGACCGCTGGCATCACCTGGAACTTCGTCACGCAAGAGGCCGAGGCCATGGCCGCAGCCGAGGCCAAGGGCATCAGCATCCACCAGCCCGACGAGGCCTCGCAGGCGTCCGTCCGCGAGTTTGTCGAGGCCGACCTGCAGACGGCGGCGGCGATCTTCCGCGATACCTACGGCGTCGCGCGGGTGGACGAGATCGCTGCCGACTTCCCGCAGATGCTGGAGAAATGGCGCGGGTTGGTCTCCGGCGTCGACTCCCATGACGCGCTGCAGAAGCTGCTGTGGGATCAGGTCTATTCCAAGATCGATCCCGCCACCTATGGCCTCTAG
- a CDS encoding TRAP transporter small permease — protein MNPIAKLLSGASGALGAIAGLAVLALVCHVTLDVILRYVFNAPLNGTILFVSTFYMVAIAFLPLALVEQGDNHISVELLFDRFPGGLRRALMILGQVLTVIVASLIAIRSGEEALGKYALGTFSLEGGTKFITWPSYFILPAGFGLMALVALWRLIAALLGIDSGFRGHNEIAAYMPAEENHD, from the coding sequence ATGAACCCGATTGCAAAGCTCCTTTCTGGGGCCAGCGGAGCCTTGGGCGCAATTGCCGGCCTCGCCGTCCTCGCGCTGGTCTGCCACGTCACGCTGGATGTCATCCTGCGCTATGTCTTCAACGCGCCCCTGAACGGCACCATCCTCTTCGTTTCGACCTTCTACATGGTCGCCATCGCCTTCCTGCCGCTGGCGCTGGTGGAACAGGGCGACAACCATATTTCCGTCGAACTGCTGTTTGACCGGTTTCCCGGCGGGTTGCGGCGGGCGCTGATGATCCTTGGCCAAGTGCTGACGGTCATCGTCGCCAGCCTGATCGCGATCCGCAGCGGCGAGGAGGCGTTGGGCAAGTACGCGCTTGGCACCTTCTCGCTGGAGGGCGGGACGAAATTCATCACCTGGCCCAGCTATTTCATCCTGCCCGCGGGCTTCGGACTTATGGCGCTGGTGGCGCTGTGGCGGCTGATCGCGGCGCTTCTTGGCATCGACAGCGGCTTTCGCGGCCATAACGAGATCGCGGCCTACATGCCGGCGGAGGAAAACCATGACTGA
- a CDS encoding TRAP transporter large permease: MTDLQIAVAFIAALFALILVRIPIGIALIAVSFGGLWSMMGWNVAWGALGVIPHSFVSSWVLSSIPAFLFMGFICYHTRMTQGLFQAAQVWLSAVPGGLAIASVFGCAGFAAVTGSSVACSAAMGKIAVPEMMRHRYDAELATGTVAAAGTIGALIPPSILMILYGIITRQPISDLFLGGLVIGAVTMLGYVLMIWLRVRLNPNLAPGVDEAASWSERFTALGQTWPVFLIVIGVFAGLFGGVFTPTEAGAVGAALSCAVALIRRSLTLKAVRLAVAETINTTAALMIIAAGASLLARFLTLSGTGAALSDFILSFEASPVTLMIGIVLVYLLLGMMLEPVGAMLLTLPIVIPLVDHAGFSLIWFGVVLTKLLEIGMITPPVGMNVFVIKGVVGDLAKLSSIFRGVMWFVLVDLLIVGLCIAWPDLVLFLPALAAG, translated from the coding sequence ATGACTGACCTGCAGATCGCCGTTGCCTTCATCGCCGCGCTGTTCGCGCTGATCCTCGTGCGCATCCCGATCGGGATCGCGCTGATCGCGGTCTCCTTTGGCGGGCTCTGGTCGATGATGGGCTGGAACGTCGCATGGGGCGCGCTGGGTGTGATCCCGCACAGCTTTGTCTCCAGCTGGGTGCTGAGCTCGATCCCGGCTTTCCTGTTCATGGGCTTCATCTGCTATCACACCCGCATGACGCAGGGGCTGTTCCAGGCGGCGCAGGTCTGGCTGTCGGCGGTGCCGGGCGGGCTGGCCATCGCCTCGGTCTTTGGCTGCGCGGGCTTTGCCGCCGTCACCGGCTCGTCCGTCGCCTGTTCGGCCGCGATGGGCAAGATTGCCGTGCCCGAGATGATGCGCCACCGCTATGACGCCGAACTGGCCACCGGCACCGTCGCCGCCGCCGGCACCATCGGCGCACTGATCCCGCCCTCGATCCTGATGATCCTCTACGGCATCATCACCCGCCAGCCGATCAGCGACCTGTTCCTCGGCGGGCTGGTCATCGGCGCGGTGACCATGCTGGGCTATGTGCTGATGATCTGGCTCAGGGTGCGGCTGAACCCGAACCTCGCGCCGGGCGTCGATGAGGCGGCGTCATGGTCCGAGCGGTTTACCGCGCTTGGCCAGACCTGGCCGGTCTTTCTCATCGTCATCGGCGTCTTTGCCGGCCTCTTCGGCGGGGTCTTCACGCCGACCGAGGCGGGCGCGGTTGGCGCTGCACTGTCCTGCGCCGTCGCGCTCATCCGCCGGTCGCTGACGCTCAAGGCGGTGCGGCTGGCGGTGGCCGAGACGATCAACACCACCGCCGCGCTGATGATCATTGCCGCCGGCGCAAGCCTGCTGGCGCGCTTCCTGACGCTCTCGGGCACCGGCGCGGCGCTGTCTGACTTCATCCTCTCTTTCGAGGCCTCGCCGGTCACGCTGATGATCGGCATCGTGCTGGTCTACCTGCTTCTGGGGATGATGCTCGAGCCGGTGGGGGCGATGCTGTTGACCCTGCCCATCGTCATCCCGCTGGTCGATCATGCCGGCTTCTCGCTGATCTGGTTCGGCGTGGTGCTGACCAAGCTGCTGGAGATTGGGATGATCACCCCGCCGGTCGGGATGAATGTCTTTGTCATCAAGGGCGTGGTCGGCGATCTTGCGAAACTGTCCAGCATCTTCAGGGGCGTGATGTGGTTCGTGCTTGTGGATCTGCTGATCGTCGGTCTCTGCATCGCCTGGCCCGACCTGGTGCTGTTCCTGCCGGCGCTGGCGGCGGGGTAG
- the chrA gene encoding chromate efflux transporter, with the protein MTEPADQTARPYPTLAEATRVWARVAALSFGGPAGQIAVMHRIIVEERRWIGDDRFLHALNFCMLLPGPEAQQLATYIGWLMHGVRGALIAGVLFILPGVVSIMALSWIYAIWGNVGIVSALFFGLKAAVLAIVLQALVRVGKRALKNNAMRAIAALSFVAIFAFGALFPLIVAGAALVGWLGAKAGIAAFAAGGGHGSVGGTHVADAGTLLGEETRIMPAGERRGALVAGLAALVLWLLPVGLLLALAPGTVFADIAGFFSKMAVVTFGGAYAVLAYVAQEAVGTYGWLAPGEMLDGLGMAETTPGPLIMVLQFVGFMGAWRETGNLIGGTAGGLLATWVTFAPCFAWIFLGAPWMERLRENRALSSALTAVTAAVVGVILNLAIWFAIHVIWREVIRVEAGPLSMELPVLGSINWAAAMLAACAIVAVFRLKLGMLTVLGAAAAAGIGLYLAGMTG; encoded by the coding sequence ATGACCGAACCTGCCGATCAGACTGCGCGCCCCTATCCGACGCTTGCCGAGGCCACGAGGGTCTGGGCGCGGGTCGCCGCCCTGTCCTTCGGCGGGCCGGCGGGGCAGATCGCGGTGATGCATCGCATCATCGTCGAGGAGCGGCGCTGGATCGGCGATGACCGTTTCCTGCACGCGCTGAACTTCTGCATGCTTCTGCCCGGACCCGAGGCGCAGCAGCTGGCCACCTATATCGGCTGGCTGATGCACGGGGTGCGCGGCGCTCTGATCGCCGGGGTGCTGTTCATCCTGCCGGGCGTGGTCTCGATCATGGCGCTCAGCTGGATCTATGCCATCTGGGGCAATGTCGGCATCGTCTCGGCGCTGTTCTTCGGCCTCAAGGCGGCGGTGCTGGCGATCGTGTTGCAGGCGCTGGTGCGGGTGGGCAAGCGGGCGCTGAAGAATAATGCGATGCGGGCCATCGCCGCCCTGTCCTTCGTCGCCATCTTCGCTTTCGGCGCGCTCTTTCCGCTGATCGTGGCAGGCGCGGCGCTGGTCGGCTGGCTGGGCGCCAAGGCGGGGATCGCGGCCTTCGCGGCAGGCGGCGGGCATGGTTCCGTGGGCGGCACCCATGTCGCCGATGCCGGGACGCTGCTGGGCGAAGAGACACGCATCATGCCCGCGGGCGAGCGGCGCGGCGCGCTGGTCGCCGGGCTGGCGGCGCTGGTCCTGTGGCTTCTGCCGGTCGGGCTTTTGCTGGCCCTCGCCCCCGGAACCGTCTTTGCCGACATCGCCGGCTTTTTTTCCAAGATGGCGGTGGTGACCTTCGGCGGCGCCTATGCGGTTCTGGCCTATGTCGCGCAGGAGGCCGTTGGCACCTATGGCTGGCTGGCACCCGGCGAGATGCTGGACGGGCTCGGCATGGCCGAGACCACGCCGGGGCCGCTGATCATGGTGCTGCAATTCGTGGGCTTCATGGGCGCCTGGCGCGAGACCGGCAACCTGATCGGCGGCACGGCGGGGGGATTGCTGGCCACCTGGGTCACCTTCGCCCCCTGTTTCGCCTGGATCTTCCTCGGCGCGCCGTGGATGGAGCGGCTGCGCGAGAACCGGGCCTTGAGCTCGGCACTGACGGCGGTGACGGCTGCGGTGGTGGGGGTGATCCTGAACCTGGCGATCTGGTTTGCCATCCATGTCATCTGGCGCGAGGTCATCCGCGTCGAGGCCGGGCCGCTGTCGATGGAACTGCCGGTCCTTGGCTCGATCAACTGGGCGGCGGCCATGCTTGCGGCCTGCGCGATCGTCGCGGTCTTCCGGCTGAAGCTCGGGATGCTGACGGTGCTGGGGGCCGCGGCTGCGGCGGGGATCGGGCTCTACCTGGCGGGGATGACGGGGTAG